One Pirellulales bacterium DNA window includes the following coding sequences:
- a CDS encoding ParA family protein: MGRILCIANQKGGVGKTTTAVNLAAGLAKAGSRTLLIDLDPQCNATTGLGERPTDHHPLVSRLPLRESLCRTRIDGLELLPGSRSFKDIEALAQAAEDDAATLRMHLATGMSGYDFVLIDCPPSLGQLTRMALANSTEVIMPIQCEYFAMEGLAQMIEVIRRVMSEQPGRLQFGGIVLTMYDHTLELTHEVEQEVRDFFGEIVYFTIIPRDVAVSEAPSHGKPVLDYAPRSRGAYAYVELCMEVLDHE, from the coding sequence TGGGCCGCATCTTGTGCATCGCCAATCAAAAAGGAGGCGTCGGCAAGACGACCACGGCCGTCAATCTGGCGGCTGGATTGGCCAAGGCCGGTTCGCGCACTCTGCTGATCGATCTCGATCCGCAGTGCAATGCGACGACGGGCCTGGGTGAACGTCCGACCGATCATCACCCGCTCGTCTCACGTCTGCCGCTGCGAGAGTCACTTTGTCGGACAAGGATTGACGGCCTGGAACTTCTCCCTGGCAGCCGCAGCTTCAAGGATATCGAGGCATTAGCCCAGGCGGCGGAAGACGACGCCGCCACATTGCGAATGCATTTGGCGACCGGAATGAGCGGCTACGATTTCGTATTGATCGATTGCCCGCCCTCCCTCGGGCAGCTCACGCGCATGGCGCTGGCCAACTCCACTGAAGTGATTATGCCGATCCAATGCGAGTATTTTGCGATGGAGGGATTGGCTCAAATGATCGAAGTCATTCGGCGAGTAATGAGCGAGCAGCCAGGCCGGCTTCAATTCGGTGGCATTGTTCTGACGATGTATGACCACACCTTGGAGCTGACCCACGAAGTGGAACAAGAGGTTCGCGATTTCTTCGGAGAAATTGTGTATTTCACTATCATCCCTCGCGACGTAGCGGTCTCCGAGGCCCCTAGCCACGGAAAGCCCGTCTTGGACTATGCCCCGCGGAGCCGCGGTGCCTATGCCTACGTCGAGCTTTGCATGGAGGTACTGGACCATGAGTAA